In a genomic window of Mycosarcoma maydis chromosome 5, whole genome shotgun sequence:
- a CDS encoding 40S ribosomal protein uS4, with translation MPRAPRKQSKTAKVPRRPFESARLDSELKLAGEYGLRNKREIWRIALTLSKIRRAARELLKLDEKDPKRLFEGNAIIRRLVRIGVLDETRMRLDYVLALKIEDFLERRLQTQVFKSGLAKSIHHARVLIVQRHIRVGKQIVNVPSFVVRLDSQKHIDFALTSPYGGARAGRVKRKRARAAAEAAGGDDAEEDEE, from the coding sequence ATGCCTCGTGCTCCTCGCAAGCAGTCCAAGACCGCCAAGGTTCCCCGACGACCTTTCGAGTCGGCCCGTCTCGACAGtgagctcaagctcgctgGTGAGTACGGTCTCCGCAACAAGCGTGAGATCTGGCGCATTGCCCTCACGCTCTCCAAGATCCGACGTGCTGCTCgtgagctgctcaagctcgacgagaaggaCCCCAAGCGTCTTTTCGAGGGTAACGCCATCATCCGTCGTCTGGTGCGCATTGGTGTGCTCGATGAGACGCGCATGCGTCTCGATTATGTGCTCgcgctcaagatcgaggaCTTCTTGGAGCGACGTCTCCAGACCCAGGTGTTCAAGTCCGGTCTTGCCAAGTCGATCCACCACGCGCGTGTTCTGATTGTCCAGCGCCACATTCGCGTCGGCAAGCAGATCGTCAACGTACCCTCGTTTGTCGTTCGTCTTGACTCGCAGAAGCACATTGACTTTGCGCTCACCTCGCCCTACGGTGGTGCTCGTGCCGGTCGTGTTAAGCGCAagcgtgctcgtgctgccgccgaggccgctggtggtgacgacgccgaggaggacgaggagtAA
- a CDS encoding uncharacterized protein (related to mitochondrial carrier protein), with translation MTTAADSTSPMAGLTRSSQASTSASTLESFLESATALVSPASETTFPSTPASDRLPISRTRPAATLRAGKAAATAAETPLTPTEIARVRAYQQLHRTESALNASPAGNVVEVESSSSSQRDANQHVRSHAHPATNHAFLITYFVAGGAAGATSRTVVSPLERLKIIMQVQPQSSQSSSSGAASTTAKSRSAVKNRAYNGVWTGLVKMWQEEGFAGFMRGNGINCLRIAPYSAVQFTTYEMCKTYLRQEGSDELDVMRKLTAGAIAGIASVVSTYPLDLVRSRISIASANMYNEAKSEAISASTKMAVAERVPEQVLRTQIAARQKAVPGIWAMTTKVYREEGGLRGLYRGCVPTSVGVAPYVALNFYFYEAARKRISPADGSDPSALLKLACGALAGSISQTLTYPLDVLRRRMQVAGMKDSQEKLGYKDKNAINAIQNIIKAEGVTGLYRGLLPNLLKVAPSIGTSFLTYEAVKGFLEVHLDDLHKPEDTSKAA, from the coding sequence AtgacgacagcagcagactcTACGAGCCCCATGGCAGGGCTCACGCGCTCGAGTCAAGCTTCGActtcggcatcgacgctcgagAGTTTCCTCGAATCTGCCACTGCTCTTGTCTCGCCTGCGAGTGAAACGACGTTTCCATCAACGCCTGCCTCTGATCGGCTGCCAATATCGCGCACACGTCCAGCGGCCACTTTGCGAGCTGGAAAAGcagcggcaacagcagcagagacgcCGCTTACACCTACCGAAATTGCCCGAGTCAGAGCATATCAACAGCTTCATCGTACAGAATCTGCGCTCAACGCATCGCCAGCTGGCAATGTCGTGGAAGTCgagagctcgtcgtcatcacaGAGAGATGCAAATCAACATGTGCGGTCGCACGCGCATCCGGCGACGAACCACGCATTTCTGATCACTTATTTTGTCGCTGGTGGTGCAGCAGGTGCTACATCTCGAACCGTTGTTTCGCCTTTGGAAAGGCTCAAGATCATCATGCAGGTTCAACCCCAATCTTCCCAATCGTCTTCTTCCGGCGCCGCTTCGACCACGGCGAAAAGTCGATCTGCCGTGAAAAATCGAGCGTACAACGGCGTCTGGACTGGCCTTGTCAAGATGTGGCAGGAAGAAGGATTTGCAGGTTTTATGCGCGGCAACGGTATCAACTGTTTGCGCATTGCGCCTTACTCTGCTGTGCAGTTTACGACGTACGAAATGTGCAAGACGTATTTGCGACAAGAGGGCAGCGACGAATTGGATGTCATGCGAAAACTCACCGCGGGAGCAATCGCCGGAATTGCGAGTGTCGTCAGCACCTACCCGTTAGATCTCGTTCGATCGAGGATCAGCATTGCAAGTGCCAACATGTACAACGAGGCCAAGAGCGAGGCTATCTCGGCGTCTACCAAGATGGCTGTAGCCGAAAGAGTGCCGGAGCAGGTCTTGCGTACGCAGATCGCAGCGAGGCAGAAGGCTGTTCCAGGGATTTGGGCCATGACGACCAAGGTGTATCGCGAAGAAGGTGGTCTTCGCGGGCTGTACCGTGGTTGCGTTCCCACTTCGGTCGGTGTGGCGCCGTACGTGGCGCTGAACTTCTACTTTTACGAAGCAGCGCGAAAACGTATCTCGCCAGCGGACGGAAGCGATCCTTCGGCACtcctcaagctcgcctGCGGTGCCCTGGCCGGAAGCATCTCCCAGACCCTGACATATCCCCTCGACGTCCTCAGACGCAGAATGCAGGTGGCCGGAATGAAGGACAGCCAGGAGAAACTGGGATACAAAGATAAAAATGCCATCAATGCTATCCAGAATATCATCAAGGCCGAAGGCGTCACTGGATTGTACAGAGGCTTACTGCCCAATTTGTTGAAGGTCGCACCGAGCATCGGTACGAGCTTCCTCACCTACGAGGCGGTCAAGGGGTTCTTGGAggtccatctcgacgatcTGCACAAGCCCGAAGACACGTCTAAGGCGGCTTGA
- a CDS encoding uncharacterized protein (related to beta-galactosidase precursor), whose translation MRPAAAALFGCIAAALASLLHVARAAQAPFSIEAIEQRIGLAWAAEPVTYPSRKWTLPRNSSNSAVVFDKYSLALAGGQQRLFVLAAEFHPWRLPVPSLWRDVLQKIRAAGFNTVSIYTHWGLIQPTPEAASIDLTGVNDLDYFLTVAKQVGLFVILRPGPYINAETTVGGMAPWTVNIDAVLRTNDTAWQNAWKPYIDAISRVVVKHQLVHDSSKSERLAGGSVILVQADNEYKTGDAERAYMKELVARLKSNGISVPITYNDPGRDNNFVDLVDLYGLDSYPQRFDCSHPTTWVPFRDDYLQYHMDTNPEQPFYIPEFQGGSYDPYGGPGYQACGRMTNASFTRVANQALIAQRVTLLSLYMVYGGTNWGGLAEPDVYTSYDYGAALNEHRQTTDKYTELKRLGNFVSAFPDLAMTEQIFDKPGFNVSQAYDLGANKTVDAAILRTTVLENPETKSRFYVVRYDNTTESRRIRFALEIESMGETILVGDRRNSDSEWIGNNYLNGRDSHIIPVDHKLPGGLLLRFSTVNVYRVASFANYVLVSLDYAPNQLIEYSLTFQEPGNRFVGMQMLTFNSRDATLQKVQSEEWSLVQRMHSDIQADPTYVRGSIPASNIGESEQRYMVYKTVEGIWIVLQFTPTLLTRRDFSAPARVERGSGRLAVPRIAKQNNVISSFFGLSEDSVILLKVDLFRNATYTTTARPLDTLHLWGSVSSDTDAALMALPGLTNIYWNGQQVKATPQGDNDWFYSLALPGPPKAALEWTPTNLSKLDWRWKDSIPEAHADFDDITWIDANQTDSFNPYAHDPSLDTQGFILFASQYGLHANNIVWRGHFGISSHCAPSDVYIKVEGGRSSAFSAWLNGVYLGSVEADREKSASASTFTIPQRALLVNRNNVVTVLQDHMGIEMEAGQLPIGFRDDASRKLEAVKLPRGIVAFNFPSLRNANRTEPEVKWKVQGNYQGESAPDAVRRSLNEGGLHAEVRGWHLPGYDVSHWSTLSNKPRGRVIFYRTAFDLDLPRNTDLGLTFSFSHLDGKKFRAQLYVNGWQMGKYINHLGPQTEFPVHDGILHLRGNNEVGVSVWNLDEEDSDWDWDPRKSLELKVSHVMSGESRDGYNLPAKAWDKLRVKV comes from the coding sequence ATGAggccagctgctgcagctttATTTGGCTGCATAGCCGCTGCGCTTGCGTCGCTCTTGCACGTGGCACGTGCCGCACAGGCACCTTTCTCCATTGAAGCTATCGAGCAGCGTATCGGCTTGGCATGGGCAGCCGAGCCGGTGACGTATCCGAGTAGAAAATGGACTCTGCCTCGAAACAGCTCCAACTCTGCCGTTGTCTTTGACAAATACAGCCTGGCACTCGCCGGtggtcagcagcgtctGTTTGTTCTCGCAGCCGAATTTCATCCGTGGCGCCTACCCGTGCCGAGCCTATGGCGTGATGTCTTGCAAAAAATCCGAGCGGCTGGCTTCAACACCGTATCAATCTACACACATTGGGGTCTCATCCAACCCACTCCAGAGGCCGCATCCATCGACCTGACCGGTGTCAATGATCTGGACTACTTCTTGACTGTAGCAAAGCAGGTAGGGTTGTTTGTGATTTTGCGACCCGGACCTTACATCAACGCCGAGACCACTGTGGGCGGCATGGCACCCTGGACTGTCAACATCGACGCAGTGCTGCGCACCAACGATACGGCCTGGCAAAATGCGTGGAAGCCGTACATCGATGCCATCTCTCGTGTCGTGGTCAAGCATCAGCTCGTTCATGACTCGTCCAAATCAGAACGTCTTGCAGGTGGAAGCGTTATCCTCGTCCAGGCAGATAATGAGTACAAGACTGGCGATGCAGAGCGCGCATACATGAAAGAGCTCGTTGCTAGGCTCAAGAGCAATGGCATTTCTGTGCCCATCACGTACAACGACCCGGGCCGCGACAACAACTttgtcgacctcgtcgattTGTACGGGCTTGACTCGTATCCACAACGCTTCGACTGCTCGCATCCCACCACGTGGGTTCCGTTTCGCGATGATTATTTGCAGTACCACATGGACACAAATCCAGAACAGCCCTTCTATATCCCTGAGTTTCAGGGTGGATCGTACGATCCTTATGGTGGTCCCGGCTACCAAGCATGTGGACGCATGACAAATGCCAGCTTTACCCGAGTGGCCAACCAAGCTCTGATAGCACAGCGAGTGACGCTCCTGTCCCTCTACATGGTATACGGCGGAACTAATTGGGGCGGTCTAGCCGAACCGGACGTCTACACATCGTACGACTACGGGGCTGCACTCAACGAGCACAGACAAACGACAGACAAGTATACCGAGCTCAAGAGGCTGGGCAACTTTGTTTCGGCTTTTCCCGACCTTGCCATGACCGAACAGATATTTGACAAGCCTGGCTTCAACGTCTCACAAGCATACGACTTGGGCGCGAATAAGACGGTCGATGCAGCCATCCTCCGGACCACGGTGCTTGAAAACCCCGAGACCAAGAGCAGATTCTACGTCGTCAGATACGACAACACAACCGAATCAAGGAGAATCCGCTTTGCACTCGAGATTGAGTCGATGGGAGAGACCATCTTGGTGGGCGACAGGCGGAACTCGGACAGCGAATGGATTGGTAACAACTATCTCAACGGTCGAGATAGCCACATCATTCCTGTCGACCACAAGTTGCCAGGCGGTCTTCTGTTGCGCTTTAGCACAGTCAATGTCTATCGCGTCGCTTCCTTTGCCAACTACGTCCTTGTGTCTCTGGACTATGCGCCAAATCAGTTGATCGAATACTCGCTCACTTTTCAAGAGCCGGGCAACCGTTTTGTGGGCATGCAGATGTTGACTTTCAACAGCCGCGATGCGACTCTGCAGAAAGTACAGAGCGAGGAATGGTCATTGGTGCAACGTATGCATTCCGACATCCAAGCGGATCCCACCTACGTCAGGGGTTCGATTCCAGCCTCTAACATTGGCGAATCGGAGCAGCGCTACATGGTGTACAAGACTGTCGAAGGTATCTGGATCGTGCTCCAGTTCACGCCTACCTTGCTTACCCGACGAGACTTTTCTGCTCCTGCAAGGGTCGAGCGAGGCTCTGGTCGCTTGGCTGTGCCGCGTATCGCCAAACAGAACAACGTAATCAGTAGTTTCTTCGGTCTTTCAGAAGACAGCGTCATACTGCTCAAAGTGGATCTTTTCCGCAACGCCACGTACACGACCACCGCCCGGCCGCTCGACACGCTCCATCTTTGGGGATCGGTATCCTCGGACACCGATGCAGCTTTGATGGCCTTACCCGGGCTCACAAACATCTATTGGAACGGCCAACAAGTCAAAGCAACGCCACAAGGTGACAATGACTGGTTTTACTCCTTGGCCCTCCCTGGACCGCCTAAAGCCGCGCTTGAGTGGACACCTACCAACTTatccaagctcgactggAGATGGAAGGATTCGATCCCTGAAGCGCACGCAGATTTCGACGATATTACTTGGATTGACGCAAACCAAACCGACTCATTCAATCCATACGCCCACGATCCATCCCTCGACACGCAAGGTTTCATCCTTTTCGCTTCACAGTACGGGTTGCACGCGAACAACATCGTCTGGCGCGGTCACTTTGGTATCTCATCGCATTGCGCGCCTTCGGATGTGTATATCAAAGTCGAGGGTGGCCGATCGTCCGCTTTCAGTGCGTGGCTCAACGGCGTCTATCTCGGAAGCGTTGAAGCGGATCGCGAGAAATCGGCTTCTGCGTCCactttcacgattccacAGCGAGCACTTTTGGTGAATAGGAACAACGTGGTGACGGTGCTACAGGACCATATGGGGATTGAAATGGAAGCTGGACAATTGCCGATCGGGTTCCGAGACGATGCAAGCCGCAAGTTGGAAGCGGTCAAACTTCCACGCGGGATCGTCGCTTTCAACTTCCCGTCGCTGCGCAACGCGAATCGTACCGAACCGGAGGTCAAGTGGAAAGTGCAGGGTAATTATCAAGGCGAATCTGCCCCGGACGCTGTTCGAAGATCGTTGAACGAAGGTGGTCTGCATGCCGAGGTGCGAGGCTGGCACCTCCCCGGATACGACGTCTCGCACTGGTCTACGCTTTCCAACAAACCCAGAGGCAGAGTCATCTTTTACAGAACTGCCTTCGACCTCGACCTACCTCGCAACACAGACTTGGGCCTGACATTCAGCTTCAGCCACCTAGACGGCAAGAAATTCCGCGCTCAACTTTACGTCAACGGCTGGCAGATGGGCAAGTACATCAACCATCTGGGCCCACAGACCGAGTTCCCGGTGCATGACGGCATCTTGCATCTTCGAGGGAACAACGAGGTGGGCGTGAGTGTGTGGAATCTGGACGAGGAGGATTCAGATTGGGATTGGGACCCAAGGAAGAGTTTGGAGCTCAAGGTGAGCCACGTCATGTCGGGCGAGTCGAGAGATGGCTACAACTTGCCAGCAAAAGCTTGGGACAAGCTGAGGGTTAAAGTGTAA
- a CDS encoding Sm-like protein LSM7 (related to snRNP protein) produces the protein MSERGRGGRGGNFSGSSHRGGGSARGNSSRGGSSRGASRGGAHNSASSSAPSERPKKEAILDLSKYMDQKIRVKFAGGREVFGTLKGFDQLMNLVMDEVTESVRDEEGNVTDKTRNLGLVVLRGTALTVINPADGFESIENPFAQAE, from the exons ATGTCGGAAAGA GGTcgtggtggacgaggcggcAACTTCTCCGGATCTTCGCATCGGGGCGGTGGCTCGGCTCGCGGCAACTCTTCCCGTGGAGGCTCTTCTCGTGGCGCATCTCGCGGTGGCGCCCACAACTCGGCTTCCTCCTCTGCACCTTCAGAACGACCCAAGAAAGAAGCCATCCTCGATCTATCCAAGTACATGGACCAGAAGATCCGCGTCAAGTTCGCCGGAGGCCGCGAAGTGTTCGGCACGCTCAAAGGTTTTGATCAACTGATGAATCTCGTCATGGACGAAGTGACCGAGTCCGTGCGCGACGAAGAAGGCAATGTGACGGACAAGACGAGGAATCTGGGCCTCGTGGTGTTGAGGGGTACCGCGCTGACGGTTATCAATCCAGCGGATGGGTTTGAAAGCATCGAAAATCCGTTCGCTCAGGCAGAGTAA
- a CDS encoding 60S ribosomal protein eL21 produces the protein MPHSFGYRARTRHLFARKFRQHGPIKLSTYLRPFHAGDIVDIKANAAEQKGMPHKYYHGRTGVVFNVAPRAVGVIIYKVVGNRYIEKRVNVRIEHVKHSKCRDDFLQRVKRNAELKKEAKAKGEHVQLKRLPAAPRTAHTISMKNNTPETLAPQAYDTYI, from the exons ATGCCT CACTCTTTCGGTTACAGGGCCCGCACCCGTCACCTCTTCGCGAGGAAGTTCCGTCAGCATGGTCCCATCAAGCTGTCGACCTACCTCCGACCCTTCCACGCCGGTGACATTGTCGACATCAAGGCCAACGCTGCCGAGCAAAAGGGTATGCCCCACAAGTACTACCACGGCCGTACTGGTGTAGTCTTCAACGTCGCCCCACGAGCTGTTGGTGTGATCATCTACAAGGTGGTCGGAAACCGATACATCGAGAAGCGTGTCAACGTCCGCATTGAGCACGTCAAGCACTCCAAGTGCCGAGACGATTTCCTGCAGCGTGTCAAGCGCAACGCtgagctcaagaaggaggccaaggccaagggTGAGCACGTGCAGCTTAAGCGTCTGCCCGCTGCCCCCCGCACTGCCCACACCATCTCGATGAAGAACAACACCCCCGAGACCCTTGCTCCCCAGGCTTACGACACCTACATCTAA